In Fundulus heteroclitus isolate FHET01 chromosome 18, MU-UCD_Fhet_4.1, whole genome shotgun sequence, a single genomic region encodes these proteins:
- the LOC118566658 gene encoding zinc finger BED domain-containing protein 4-like: protein MPPRSKVWLHFIKIDANSAQCNICKKHIVAKAGNTTNLMKHLIVHGINLRAESCSVFDCKKSGPQPAQPSSSQQPVDSAKPERSEKCQPPDSASSEMTEDGTVSGISTVASDSDVRRKKPVSVNPFTLAEKAKMPKEKQDQCHRAVTNFVVKGLLPFSIVEAPWWREMVTALNPRYQSPSKDMLSNTLIPAWYAVEKEIVKKELQDVRDVAVTADGWTSVAQDHYLTVSVHFVREGAMKEKILHTRAVYTSQTGNVIAEEIGDILDKFDIKDKVVAITVDNAANMDVAVKKMNIRKIACFAHTLNIAAQKLYTIPVISKWAGRIRATVVWLKRCSLAKPILKEKQRLLGLPEHAVILDVKNRWNSLFLMVERFLEQFPAIQAASMDPRLKKSMEKDRCCR, encoded by the exons ATGCCACCCAGGTCAAAAGTGTGGCTTCACTTTATTAAGATTGATGCCAATAGTGCGCAATGCAATATATGCAAAAAACACATTGTTGCTAAAGCTGGCAACACGACTAATTTGATGAAGCACCTAATCGTGCACGGGATCAATTTAAGAGCGGAAAGTTGCTCGGTGTTTGACTGCAAGAAGAGCGGACCGCAGCCAGCGCAGCCGTCCTCCTCTCAGCAGCCCGTGGACAGTGCTAAACCGGAGCGAAGTGAAAAATGTCAACCACCGGACTCCGCCTCATCAGAGATGACAGAGGACGGCACAGTGTCTGGAATTTCAACAG TAGCATCTGACTCTGATGTGAGGAGGAAAAAGCCAGTCAGCGTAAATCCATTCACACTTGCAGAAAAGGCAAAGatgccaaaagaaaaacaagatcaGTGTCACAGGGCAGTCACAAACTTTGTTGTTAAAGGTTTGCTGCCTTTTTCTATAGTGGAGGCTCCATGGTGGAG GGAGATGGTAACAGCCCTTAACCCCAGATACCAGTCCCCCAGCAAAGACATGCTGTCAAATACACTTATACCAGCATGGTATGCAGTAGAGAAGGAAATTGTCAAGAAAGAATTGCAAGACGTCAGAGATGTGGCTGTGACTGCGGATGGGTGGACCAGTGTGGCACAAGACCATTACTTGACTGTTTCAGTCCACTTTGTGAGAGAGGGGGCCATGAAGGAGAAAATCCTGCATACCAGGGCAGTCTACACATCACAGACAGGGAATGTAATAGCCGAGGAGATAGGGGATATTCTTGACAAATTCGATATAAAGGATAAAGTTGTTGCGATCACTGTAGACAATGCAGCTAATATGGATGTagcagtgaaaaaaatgaacattAGAAAGATTGCCTGTTTTGCTCATACTCTAAACATTGCTGCTCAAAAGCTATACACTATACCAGTCATCTCAAAGTGGGCAGGAAGAATCCGAGCTACAGTGGTGTGGTTAAAGCGGTGCAGCTTGGCTAAACCGATCCTTAAAGAGAAGCAGCGTCTTCTCG GTCTTCCAGAACATGCTGTCATTTTAGATGTGAAGAACAGGTGGAACAGCCTGTTCCTGATGGTGGAGCGATTTCTGGAGCAGTTTCCTGCAATCCAGGCAGCCTCCATGGACCCTcggttaaaaaaatcaatggaGAAGGACAGGTGTTGTAGATGA